In Uranotaenia lowii strain MFRU-FL chromosome 2, ASM2978415v1, whole genome shotgun sequence, one genomic interval encodes:
- the LOC129749324 gene encoding enolase — protein MPFKSIIARQIFDSRGNPTVEVDLVTDLGLFRAAVPSGASTGVHEALELRDNVKADWHGKGVLKAVENINKTIAPAVLGSGLCVTQQKEIDELMLKLDGTENKSKLGANAILGVSLAVCKAGAAKKGIPLYKHIAELAGNANIILPVPAFNVINGGSHAGNKLAMQEFMILPTGASSFTEAMKIGTEVYHHLKNVIKSKFGLDATAVGDEGGFAPNILENKEALNLIQDAIAKAGYTGKVEIGMDVAASEFHKDGLYDLDFKNPNSDKSAWLNPDALEALYQGFIKDFPIVSIEDPFDQDHWDAWAKITANTTIQIVGDDLTVTNPKRIATAVEKKACNCLLLKVNQIGSVTESINAHLLAKKNGWGTMVSHRSGETEDTFIADLVVGLSTGQIKTGAPCRSERLAKYNQILRIEEELGSGAKFAGKSFRHPQ, from the exons ATGCCGTTCAAGAGTATTATTGCCCGTCAGATCTTCGACTCGCGTGGCAACCCCACCGTTGAGGTCGACCTGGTCACCGATTTGGGACTGTTCCGGGCTGCCGTCCCATCCGGAGCTTCGACCGGTGTCCACGAGGCGCTGGAACTGCGCGACAATGTCAAGGCCGACTGGCATGGCAAGGGTGTGTTGAAGGCCGTTGAGAACATCAACAAGACCATTGCCCCGGCCGTGCTGGGATCCGGACTGTGCGTCACGCAGCAGAAGGAG ATCGATGAATTGATGCTGAAGCTGGACGGAACCGAGAACAAGTCCAAGCTCGGTGCCAACGCCATCCTGGGTGTCTCGCTGGCTGTCTGCAAGGCTGGTGCCGCCAAGAAGGGCATTCCACTGTACAAGCACATTGCCGAGCTGGCCGGAAACGCCAACATCATTCTGCCGGTGCCGGCCTTCAACGTTATCAACGGTGGTAGCCATGCCGGTAACAAGCTGGCCATGCAGGAGTTCATGATCTTGCCAACCGGTGCTTCGTCGTTCACCGAAGCCATGAAGATCGGCACTGAGGTCTATCATCATCTGAAGAACGTCATCAAGTCGAAGTTCGGTCTGGATGCCACCGCTGTCGGTGATGAGGGTGGCTTTGCCCCCAACATTCTGGAGAACAAGGAAGCCCTGAACCTGATCCAGGATGCCATCGCCAAGGCTGGATACACCGGAAAGGTTGAGATCGGTATGGATGTTGCTGCTTCCGAGTTCCACAAGGATGGTCTGTACGATCTGGACTTCAAGAACCCCAACTCGGACAAGAGCGCCTGGTTGAACCCCGATGCGCTGGAAGCGTTGTACCAGGGCTTCATCAAGGACTTCCCGATTGTCAGTATTGAGGATCCCTTCGACCAGGATCACTGGGACGCTTGGGCCAAGATCACTGCCAACACCACCATCCAGATCGTTGGTGATGATTTGACTGTGACCAACCCCAAACGTATTGCGACTGCCGTCGAGAAGAAGGCTTGCAACTGCCTGTTGTTGAAGGTCAACCAGATCGGCTCCGTTACCGAATCCATCAATGCCCACTTACTGGCCAAGAAGAATGGCTGGGGAACCATGGTTTCGCATCGCTCCGGTGAGACTGAGGATACCTTCATTGCCGATCTGGTCGTCGGTTTGAGCACCGGACAGATCAAGACCGGTGCCCCGTGCCGATCGGAACGTCTGGCCAAGTACAACCAGATCCTCCGCATTGAGGAAGAGCTTGGATCCGGTGCCAAGTTCGCTGGCAAGAGCTTCCGTCACCCACAGTAA
- the LOC129748348 gene encoding metallophosphoesterase 1 homolog, whose protein sequence is MGRGSLSRMRKKFMRLHPVWRLYCMIFIILILYNEFFIYILQKFKWSNIYCKEGNCLRMLLVGDPQILGKSFDKHFYAGLANYDSDRYLAWYYEKAVEHVRPDVICFLGDLMDEGNTSNEADFKDYYERFGAIFPTHPSAKTIYIPGDNDIGGEAGEEVLPSIVRRFRQYFSEKPAWVVNENVTIYNINKITHERPGHDPRLEGSETQEDVADRYIRIFLSHMPVLTSASSFIYDAIGKLKPNVIFSGHLHSSRYVRIHRKHLRAATYMPLSGDKKTLYKVHSFDLNYHQDTQELLEIVIPTCSYRMGVPDIGYGFAVIDGTNLKYTVLWTTQRFHQLISYVVVLSVPLIYFALLITIRILRAVCVCSKNKHSKLPI, encoded by the exons ATGGGCCGAGGTTCGCTTTCCAGAATGAGAAAGAAGTTTATGAG ACTGCACCCCGTGTGGCGTTTATACTGTATGATTTTCATCATCCTCATACTCTACAATGAGTTTTTCATCTACATCCTACAAAAGTTCAAATGGTCAAACATCTATTGCAAAGAAG gTAACTGCCTGCGAATGTTGCTGGTCGGGGATCCGCAAATTCTGGGCAAATCCTTCGATAAGCACTTCTACGCCGGGCTGGCCAATTACGACTCGGACCGGTACCTGGCTTGGTACTACGAGAAGGCCGTCGAACACGTGCGGCCCGATGTGATATGCTTTCTCGGTGATCTCATGGACGAGGGCAACACCTCGAACGAGGCAGATTTTAAGGATTATTACGAACGGTTCGGTGCGATCTTTCCAACCCATCCGAGTGCTAAG ACCATCTATATTCCCGGGGACAACGACATCGGTGGGGAGGCCGGCGAAGAGGTTTTGCCCTCGATTGTACGCAGATTTCGCCAGTACTTCAGCGAAAAGCCGGCCTGGGTCGTGAACGAAAACGTTACCATTTACAATATCAACAAGATCACCCACGAACGACCCGGACACGATCCGCGCCTAGAGGGCAGCGAAACGCAAGAGGACGTGGCAGATCGGTACATACGAATATTCCTGAGCCACATGCCCGTTCTCACTTCGGCAAGTTCGTTCATCTATGATGCCATAGGAAAATTGAAACCAAATGTCATCTTCTCCGGTCATCTGCATTCTTCCCGCTACGTGCGGATCCATCGGAAACATCTTCGGGCAGCTACTTACATGCCACTCAGTGGCGACAAGAAGACCCTCTACAAGGTCCACAGCTTCGATCTCAACTACCATCAGGACACCCAGGAATTGCTGGAAATTGTGATACCAACCTGTTCCTACCGGATGGGTGTCCCCGACATAGGATACGGCTTTGCCGTCATTG ATGGTACCAACTTAAAATACACCGTCCTATGGACAACGCAACGATTCCACCAGCTTATATCGTACGTGGTGGTCCTCTCGGTACCACTGATTTATTTCGCCCTGCTCATAACGATACGAATTCTACGAGCAGTTTGCGTGTGCAGCAAAAACAAACACTCCAAATTACCTATCTAA